The genomic DNA TACGTTTCGACCAGATAATCTCTTTTTTATTGATAATACTACTACGTTTACGGCCTATTTGGATAAGTTAGCTAATTGCGCTAATTTTTCTATTGATAGCCTTGATGATTTGTTTAAGGCCATTGATACAAGAATTGATTTTTTCGATGAACATGGATGTAAATTGTCCGATTATGGTATTACAGGACCTTTATATATCGTAGATTATACAGAAGATGAGGTTGCTGAAATTTTCAAGAAATTTTTGAGTAAAATAGAGCTAACGGAAGTTGAAGTTGCAAAATACAGAACCTACCTTTTATTTTATTTATCTCGTAAATATCACGAAAAAGGGTGGGCACAGCAATTTCATTTAGGCCCTATTAGAAATAATAATAAAAGACTGGTAGAACAATGTGGTGCTGATGCGGGATGTGATTCCATAGGAGATTATTCATTCGCTGAAGGCATGTCAAAATTCTTTGGTCAGTTAGATTATGAAAATAAATTAACTAAAACAATTTGTTACAATCTAAACCCAGCACATAACGAAGTATTTGCAAGTATGATGGGTAATTTCAATACAGGAGAATTACCAGGTAAGATGCAATGGGGATCAGGTTGGTGGTATTTAGACCAAAAAGATGGTATAGAAAAACAATTAAATGCGCTATCAAATATAGGATTGTTAAGTCATTTTGTTGGTATGTTGACAGATAGTCGTAGTTTTTTATCCTTCCCGAGACATGAATATTTTAGACGGATATTATGTAATTTAATTGCTGACGATGTACAAAAAGGGTTAGTACCTAATGATATTGATTTCTTGGGTAAAATGATACAGGATATTTGTTATAATAACGCAGTGGATTATTTTGAATTTAAACAATAAATTATGAAGTACTATGTCATTTTATTAGTGATTCTATGTTTCGGATCAGTTTCTTGTAAAAAAGAGTCTGATAGTAAGGTGCTTTATTTAGCACATACTCTGCCTCAAACCCATCCTGTTCATAAAGGGATCTTAACATTTCAAGAGGCTTTAGAAAAAAAGTCAAAAGGTCGTTTGAAGATCAAAATATTTCCAGATGGTCAATTAGGTTCCGAAAGAGAGGTTTTAGAATTATTACAGATTGGAAGTGTTGCCGTTACCAAAGTAAGTGCCGCTACGATGTCTAATTTTGTTCCAGAATATCATGTATTAGGGATTCCATATTTGTTTAAAAGTAAAGCAC from Flavivirga abyssicola includes the following:
- the uxaC gene encoding glucuronate isomerase, whose protein sequence is MKLTTSKAFITDHFLLQSKEAETLYHDYAKDMPIIDYHNHLSAKQIAENKPVENITKAWLSEDHYKWRGMRAHGIEEAFITGDASLKDKFTKWAETVPYTLRNPLFHWTQLELKRYFDIDTILQPNTADAIYEKANTILAQTTPAQLLEQMKVELVCTTDDPTDSLKYHKQIAAGSFYTKVLPTFRPDNLFFIDNTTTFTAYLDKLANCANFSIDSLDDLFKAIDTRIDFFDEHGCKLSDYGITGPLYIVDYTEDEVAEIFKKFLSKIELTEVEVAKYRTYLLFYLSRKYHEKGWAQQFHLGPIRNNNKRLVEQCGADAGCDSIGDYSFAEGMSKFFGQLDYENKLTKTICYNLNPAHNEVFASMMGNFNTGELPGKMQWGSGWWYLDQKDGIEKQLNALSNIGLLSHFVGMLTDSRSFLSFPRHEYFRRILCNLIADDVQKGLVPNDIDFLGKMIQDICYNNAVDYFEFKQ